In one Helicoverpa zea isolate HzStark_Cry1AcR chromosome 5, ilHelZeax1.1, whole genome shotgun sequence genomic region, the following are encoded:
- the LOC124630459 gene encoding elongation of very long chain fatty acids protein AAEL008004-like, with product MREIVNSVLGAYNYVFDELADPRTKHLPLIASPIPVIVTVIAYLKFCTNYGPRFMKDRKPFELKTPIMLYNLFQVFLSIYLFQSGIFFLLSKHSNLVCEPLVETVEIPRRTTAAIATWWYFFAKMTELLDTVFFVLRKKSKQISTLHLYHHTMVVISSWGATKYFPLGPLILVGTLNSFVHILMYTYYFLAGLGPQYQKYLWWKKHVTIVQLVQFLIVIAHNVIGLCHTCEYPKFVHYFLIFNTSLLFYMFSKFYYNSYIKVRPKKTEETSVKIKENYAKKGKRLSFGQ from the exons ATGAGGGAGATTGTGAATAGTGTTTTGGGTGCATATAATTATGTGTTCGATGAATTGGCAG ATCCCAGAACAAAACATCTCCCATTAATAGCAAGTCCTATACCAGTTATCGTCACAGTGATTGCATACCTTAAGTTCTGCACGAACTATGGACCACGTTTCATGAAGGATCGAAAACCCTTTGAGCTGAAAACCCCGATAATGTTATACAATCTATTTCAAGTATTCTtgagtatatatttatttcagtcg GGTATCTTCTTTCTACTTTCGAAGCACAGCAATTTAGTTTGTGAACCACTTGTGGAAACCGTTGAAATTCCTAGACGGACAACT gCGGCAATTGCAACCTGGTGGTATTTCTTCGCCAAAATGACAGAACTTCTGGACACAGTATTCTTCGTGTTGAGAAAGAAAAGCAAGCAAATTTCGACACTACACTTGTATCACCATACCATGGTGGTAATCAGCTCTTGGGGAGCTACTAAATACTTTCCAC TTGGGCCTCTAATTCTAGTCGGAACCTTGAACTCCTTCGTCCATATACTGATGTACACATACTACTTCCTCGCTGGATTGGGACCCCAGTACCAAAAGTATTTGTGGTGGAAGAAGCACGTCACTATTGTTCAGTtg GTACAATTCCTTATAGTAATAGCGCACAATGTCATAGGACTCTGCCACACGTGCGAGTACCCTAAATTCGTCCACTACTTCCTAATATTCAACACAAGTTTGCTCTTCTATATGTTCAGTAAATTCTATTACAACTCTTATATAAAAGTACGCCCAAAGAAGACTGAAGAAACTAGTGTTAAGATCAAAGAAAATTATGCTAAGAAGGGTAAAAGACTTAGCTTTGGTCAGTAA
- the LOC124630711 gene encoding elongation of very long chain fatty acids protein AAEL008004-like, which translates to MAGLIDSIVDKYNYVIHDLADPRTADWWGVSNPFVVLSITSSYLFFCKYLGPKLMENRPPFVLKTPLLLYNIFQVLFSIFLVYEGSVIILDGKYSVACEEIDYTVNPRSMRLAGAIWYYFFAKITELMDTIFFVLRKKYNQVTFLHVYHHTIMSLVVWMGVKYFPGGHTAIMGYLNSIVHVIMYSYYLISSLGPEYQKYVWWKKHVTMIQLIQFSIIFVHNAAVFFYECNFPKVLNILCITNSVAFMYMFGNFYIQSYNKNKRDKKELEAKKVTPISSKVNRESSRRKVVEKSR; encoded by the exons atggcGGGATTAATTGATAGTATAGTCgacaaatataattatgtgaTCCATGATTTGGCtg ATCCCAGAACGGCGGACTGGTGGGGTGTATCAAACCCCTTCGTAGTGCTATCAATTACATCTTCATACCTGTTCTTCTGCAAATACCTTGGGCCAAAGCTTATGGAAAACAGGCCACCTTTCGTCTTGAAGACGCCTCTGCTGCTGTATAATATCTTTCAAGTCCTGTTTAGCATATTTTTGGTATATGAG GGTAGCGTCATTATATTAGATGGGAAATATAGCGTAGCGTGTGAAGAGATTGATTACACTGTCAATCCCAGATCAATGagg CTGGCTGGTGCAATATGGTACTACTTCTTCGCGAAAATCACAGAACTTATGGACACAATATTCTTCGTACTAAGGAAGAAATACAACCAAGTGACATTCCTTCATGTCTACCATCACACCATTATGTCCTTGGTCGTATGGATGGGAGTCAAATATTTCCCAG GTGGTCACACAGCCATAATGGGTTACCTGAACTCCATAGTCCATGTTATCATGTACTCATACTACCTAATCTCAAGCCTTGGACCTGAGTACCAGAAGTATGTGTGGTGGAAGAAACATGTCACTATGATACAGTTG ATCCAATTCTCCATCATCTTCGTTCACAACGCTGCCGTCTTCTTCTACGAATGCAACTTCCCTAAAGTCCTCAACATTCTTTGCATCACAAACTCCGTGGCCTTCATGTACATGTTCGGTAACTTCTACATCCAAAGCTACAACAAGAACAAAAGGGACAAAAAGGAATTAGAAGCCAAGAAAGTCACGCCCATTTCGAGCAAAGTCAACCGAGAAAGTTCGAGAAGGAAAGTTGTTGAGAAATCACGATAA
- the LOC124630514 gene encoding elongation of very long chain fatty acids protein-like, whose amino-acid sequence MAAIVDGFNYVFYDLCDTRTRDWFPSPIVLLTIFPTYIYFSNTLGPALMKDRKPFKLKRVIFYYNIFQVLISAYIFYEGLLSGWLNGYDLTCQPIDMTENPLSTRMANAVWWYTVVKLIDMLDTVFFVLRKKDRQISFLHVFHHSMMPIASYIALKYFPNGHATLLGVINSLVHVVMYTYYLISGLGPKYQKYLWWKKHLTTMQLVQFGIIFIHNLSAIYQNCGYPRWISWLLCIHSLQFLYMFGNFYYVSYIKPSPKPETQNGGVNHSAGKSKLN is encoded by the exons atggCGGCCATAGTTGACGGTTTCAATTATGTTTTCTATGATTTGTGTG ATACCAGGACACGCGACTGGTTTCCTTCACCAATTGTGTTGCTCACCATCTTCCCAACATATATATATTTCTCCAACACCTTGGGACCTGCGCTCATGAAAGACAGAAAACCCTTCAAATTGAAAAGAGTTATATTCTACTACAATATCTTCCAAGTTCTTATTAGCgcttatatattttatgag ggATTACTTTCCGGTTGGCTAAACGGATACGATTTGACTTGTCAACCTATTGATATGACTGAAAACCCTCTATCGACCAGA ATGGCGAATGCAGTATGGTGGTACACCGTAGTCAAACTAATAGATATGCTTGATACAGTATTCTTCGTTTTGAGAAAGAAAGACAGACAAATCTCTTTCTTGCACGTTTTCCATCATTCTATGATGCCCATAGCGTCTTATATTGCTCTTAAATATTTCCcga ATGGTCATGCAACTCTTCTTGGAGTCATCAACAGTCTCGTCCACGTTGTGATGTACACTTACTATCTGATATCAGGTCTTGGACCTAAATACCAGAAGTACTTGTGGTGGAAGAAGCATCTCACTACTATGCAATTG GTCCAGTTCGGCATAATCTTCATTCACAACTTGTCAGCCATTTACCAAAACTGTGGCTACCCAAGATGGATCTCCTGGCTTCTCTGCATCCACTCGCTCCAATTCTTATACATGTTTGGAAACTTCTACTACGTCAGCTATATCAAGCCAAGTCCAAAACCAGAGACCCAGAATGGTGGTGTCAACCATTCTGCAGGCAAGAGTAAACTGAACTGA
- the LOC124630454 gene encoding elongation of very long chain fatty acids protein AAEL008004-like yields the protein MNGPNTTMSFVDSYRKFMERNSDPRTENWWLMSGPGPLLTILASYIYFCTSVGPRYMRDRKPYDLKNTMILYNVSQILMSIYLVYEGMVAGWWNDYNFSCQPVDYSNNPKAHRMAAAVWWYFAAKIIELLDTIFFVLRKKNRQVTFLHLYHHFMMPICAWIGVKFLPGGHGTLLGVINSFIHIIMYTYYLISGLGPQYQKYLWWKKHLTTMQLIQFCIIFYHNFTVMFSDCNYPKGINFLLSLNAGLFLYMFGNFYYVNYVKSKQTAQSTPVSANGKSKEC from the exons ATCCGCGAACGGAAAACTGGTGGCTAATGTCAGGCCCTGGTCCTCTACTCACCATCCTCGCTTCATACATCTACTTCTGCACTTCTGTCGGTCCTCGGTACATGAGGGACAGGAAACCCTATGACTTGAAGAACACCATGATTCTGTATAACGTGTCTCAGATACTGATGAGCATCTATCTGGTGTATGAG GGTATGGTTGCAGGATGGTGGAACGACTACAACTTCTCATGCCAGCCAGTAGATTACTCAAACAACCCTAAGGCTCACAGA ATGGCAGCAGCAGTATGGTGGTACTTCGCAGCCAAGATCATTGAGCTTCTGGACACAATCTTCTTCGTCCTGAGGAAGAAGAACAGACAGGTCACGTTCCTTCATCTGTACCATCACTTCATGATGCCCATCTGCGCTTGGATCGGTGTCAAATTCTTGCCAG GTGGTCACGGAACTCTCCTCGGTGTGATTAACTCTTTCATCCACATCATCATGTACACTTACTACCTGATCTCCGGTCTTGGTCCTCAGTACCAGAAGTACCTGTGGTGGAAGAAACACCTCACCACCATGCAGCTG ATCCAGTTCTGCATTATCTTCTACCATAACTTCACCGTTATGTTCAGCGACTGCAACTACCCTAAGGGCATCAACTTCCTACTGTCCCTCAACGCTGGTCTTTTTCTTTACATGTTCGGAAACTTCTACTATGTCAACTATGTCAAAAGCAAACAGACTGCTCAAAGTACCCCGGTTTCCGCAAATGGGAAATCGAAAGAGTGCTAG